One window of the Candidatus Microbacterium colombiense genome contains the following:
- a CDS encoding ATP-binding cassette domain-containing protein yields MSLIEARGLRRDFFVPKRSTFERTRTQTALQPTDLDVVAGSSVGIIGESGSGKSTLIRLLLGLDRATSGTVSIDGRKVDAAASAKSLHWLRRETGLVFQDPYASLDPRMTAAQIVAEPLWALRIEGDHRARVHEVLVQVGLDAEMAERYPHELSGGQRQRIAIARAIVHRPRILVGDEPLSALDVTVRAQILELLIELRRTTDLTLVLVSHDIGVVQNLCDTVVVMKDGAVVERGSVSDVLLRPQHAYTKALLSAIPVIPSGG; encoded by the coding sequence ATGAGCCTGATCGAAGCGCGCGGTCTCCGCCGGGACTTCTTCGTGCCGAAGCGGTCGACCTTCGAGCGCACTCGCACCCAGACGGCGCTGCAGCCGACCGATCTCGATGTCGTCGCCGGTTCCTCGGTGGGCATCATCGGCGAATCGGGTTCGGGCAAGTCCACGCTCATCCGCCTCCTCCTCGGCCTCGACCGTGCGACGTCGGGCACGGTCAGCATCGACGGGCGAAAAGTGGATGCCGCCGCATCCGCGAAGTCCCTCCACTGGTTGCGTCGAGAGACCGGGCTGGTCTTCCAGGACCCATACGCGTCACTCGACCCGCGCATGACGGCCGCCCAGATCGTCGCGGAACCGCTGTGGGCGCTGAGGATCGAGGGCGATCATCGCGCGCGCGTCCACGAGGTTCTCGTGCAGGTCGGGCTGGATGCCGAGATGGCCGAGCGCTACCCGCACGAGTTGTCGGGCGGGCAACGCCAGCGGATCGCGATCGCCCGCGCGATCGTGCACCGACCGCGCATCCTGGTCGGCGACGAGCCGCTGTCGGCGCTCGACGTCACGGTGCGCGCACAGATCCTCGAACTGCTGATCGAACTGCGGCGGACGACCGACCTGACACTCGTGTTGGTGTCGCATGACATCGGCGTCGTGCAGAACCTCTGCGACACGGTCGTGGTGATGAAGGACGGCGCCGTCGTCGAGCGGGGCTCCGTGTCGGACGTCCTGCTGCGGCCCCAGCATGCGTACACGAAGGCTCTGCTGTCGGCGATCCCCGTGATCCCGTCCGGCGGCTAA
- a CDS encoding ABC transporter permease yields MIPRVLGRLWATATGRFGVIVVAIVALTALVSLFWTPFDPQSSNIGDRWLPPSWPHLLGTDDTGRDILSLIMAGARTTVFVSVGAGVVATVVGISLAALGALTARWLRETVAVLVDILIAFPVLLIAMMISSVWGGSLWVVIWAVGIGFGVNIARVTRPELRRVQQSDFVLAARASGLTPSQSLMRHLLPNVAPVFIVQLSWSMAVAVLAEAGLSYLGFGASVVEPSWGILLADLQRYIGVHPLSVIWPGLTITLTVLALNLLGDGLREATDPTLRHRAAEIHTPAVVA; encoded by the coding sequence ATGATCCCCCGCGTTCTCGGCAGGCTCTGGGCGACCGCCACCGGCCGCTTCGGAGTGATCGTCGTCGCGATCGTCGCGTTGACCGCTCTCGTCTCGCTCTTCTGGACGCCCTTCGACCCGCAGTCCTCGAACATCGGCGACCGCTGGCTCCCGCCGAGCTGGCCGCATCTGCTCGGAACCGACGACACCGGCCGTGACATCCTCAGCCTGATCATGGCGGGAGCGCGAACCACGGTGTTCGTCAGCGTCGGCGCCGGAGTGGTGGCCACGGTCGTCGGCATCAGCCTGGCAGCCCTGGGCGCGCTCACCGCGCGCTGGCTGCGCGAGACCGTCGCGGTGTTGGTCGACATCCTGATCGCGTTCCCCGTCCTGCTGATCGCCATGATGATCTCGTCGGTCTGGGGCGGGTCGCTCTGGGTGGTGATCTGGGCTGTCGGCATCGGGTTCGGCGTGAACATCGCCCGTGTCACGCGACCCGAACTACGGCGCGTGCAGCAGAGCGATTTCGTGCTCGCCGCGCGCGCGTCCGGGCTCACGCCGTCGCAGAGCCTGATGCGTCATCTGCTCCCCAACGTCGCACCGGTGTTCATCGTGCAGCTCTCGTGGTCGATGGCCGTGGCCGTGCTCGCCGAGGCCGGTCTGTCCTATCTCGGATTCGGTGCCTCCGTGGTCGAGCCGAGCTGGGGAATCCTCCTCGCCGATCTGCAGCGCTACATCGGCGTGCATCCCCTGTCGGTCATCTGGCCCGGTCTCACGATCACGCTCACGGTCCTGGCGCTCAATCTGCTCGGCGACGGCCTGCGCGAGGCGACCGATCCGACGCTGCGCCACCGCGCCGCCGAGATCCACACCCCGGCGGTGGTCGCATGA
- a CDS encoding SIP domain-containing protein: METSLDIRSTRAERRAARRRAHHLVTADEQSLAALEVFLATLPLCASGRIFIEVPDTGDIGVIDAPGRMTVTWLARAARTGAPGTGRACAPGEALARATCAWADEMLCDDDAEAETHVTLLGGYLGTADIVEHLTTTLGIDSAHIHAPERFGLLRSER, encoded by the coding sequence ATGGAAACCTCCCTCGACATCCGCAGCACACGCGCCGAGCGCCGTGCAGCCCGTCGACGCGCTCACCACCTGGTGACGGCCGATGAGCAGTCGCTCGCCGCGCTCGAGGTCTTCCTGGCGACGTTGCCGCTGTGTGCCTCCGGACGCATCTTCATCGAAGTACCCGATACGGGCGACATCGGAGTGATCGACGCTCCAGGGCGAATGACGGTCACCTGGCTGGCACGCGCGGCACGGACGGGTGCGCCCGGAACCGGTCGCGCCTGCGCTCCCGGCGAAGCCCTGGCACGCGCCACCTGCGCGTGGGCGGATGAGATGCTCTGCGATGATGATGCGGAAGCCGAGACGCATGTCACCCTTCTGGGCGGCTACCTCGGCACGGCCGACATCGTCGAGCATCTGACGACCACGCTCGGCATCGACTCTGCACACATCCACGCACCGGAGCGCTTCGGACTTCTCCGCTCCGAGCGCTGA
- a CDS encoding tyrosine-protein phosphatase has translation MTILDIDGVNNVRDVGGIPTSDGGRIRSGVLLRSGQLSGATAQGAAALRDRVRRIVDLRDGEEVAAEPSEIIGPETTHLPLFLGSVRSFFEADTSLDDLYLHLLEESSERLVDAIRIIAAGEPTLVHCTVGKDRTGVTVALALAAVGADRDAVIADYALTESQLPAQRSQRIVAYLQAQHPEAVHAIALATQSPAPVMRQLLEQIDARWGSAADYLRAHGLTDAELRGLVAALVEPAE, from the coding sequence ATGACGATCCTCGACATCGACGGCGTCAACAACGTCCGCGACGTCGGTGGCATCCCGACATCGGATGGCGGCCGCATCCGCTCAGGTGTCCTGCTGCGCTCCGGTCAGCTCTCGGGCGCGACGGCGCAGGGCGCTGCGGCGTTGCGGGACCGAGTGCGACGCATCGTCGATCTCCGCGATGGCGAGGAGGTCGCCGCCGAACCGTCGGAGATCATCGGTCCGGAGACGACGCATCTACCGCTGTTCCTGGGGTCCGTGCGATCGTTCTTCGAGGCCGACACCAGCCTCGACGACCTCTATCTGCACCTGCTCGAGGAGAGCAGTGAGCGGCTCGTCGACGCGATTCGGATCATCGCCGCCGGAGAGCCCACCCTCGTGCACTGCACGGTCGGCAAAGACCGCACGGGAGTGACCGTGGCGCTGGCGCTCGCGGCCGTGGGGGCTGATCGTGACGCAGTGATCGCCGACTACGCCTTGACCGAGTCGCAGCTTCCTGCCCAGCGATCCCAGCGCATCGTCGCCTACCTGCAGGCGCAGCACCCGGAGGCGGTTCACGCGATCGCGCTCGCCACGCAGTCGCCCGCTCCCGTGATGCGGCAGCTGCTGGAGCAGATCGACGCGCGGTGGGGATCTGCGGCTGACTATCTCCGCGCGCATGGGTTGACGGATGCTGAATTGAGGGGGCTCGTCGCCGCTCTCGTCGAGCCCGCGGAGTAG
- a CDS encoding ABC transporter substrate-binding protein, with product MFRRTRRLALISALAASAVILSACSGTPEPAATSTGTPDPDATLHVGLVLEPTNLDIRHTSGAAIEQILIDNIYEGLVTRTQDNEIEGRLASDYEVSSDGLTYTFTLNDALAFHDGTALTSADVVASYETVRTDATVQGNAEFASVASITAPDATTVEIVLSEPNQNFLFALTGPAGLVFKKGDSTDLKTAENGTGPFTLTRWNKGSTITFARNDDYWGDKAGVAEVEFQYIPDFTAGVNAAIAGDVDVLTAVDPNLASQLEGDFTLTKGRTTDKATLAFNNQKAPLDDVRVREALRLAIDHEALIEAVGAGTTLFGPIPELDPGYEDLSDVISYDPEKAKSLLAEAGQEDLELTLTIPSFYGTTVPKVLISDFNKVGVTLDVNAVEFPTWLEDVYTNHDYDLSFVLHVEPRDFGNFANPDYYFGYDNTEVQDLYTQAQAEVDPDKAADLLAKAARIVSEDHAADWLYNGETITAVSPIVSGFPEDSINSRINLAGVVVSAEK from the coding sequence ATGTTCCGTCGTACCCGTCGTCTCGCGCTGATATCCGCGCTCGCGGCCTCCGCCGTGATCCTCAGCGCCTGCTCCGGCACCCCTGAGCCCGCCGCCACGTCCACCGGCACGCCTGACCCCGATGCCACGCTGCACGTGGGTCTCGTGCTCGAGCCCACCAACCTCGACATCCGCCACACGAGCGGAGCCGCGATCGAGCAGATCCTGATCGACAACATCTACGAAGGGCTCGTCACCCGCACGCAGGACAACGAGATCGAAGGCCGGCTCGCCTCGGACTACGAAGTCTCCTCCGACGGCCTCACCTACACCTTCACGCTCAACGACGCGCTGGCGTTCCACGACGGGACGGCACTGACCTCGGCTGATGTCGTGGCGTCGTACGAGACCGTCCGCACCGATGCCACTGTGCAGGGCAACGCGGAGTTCGCCTCCGTCGCCTCGATCACTGCGCCGGACGCGACCACCGTCGAGATCGTGCTCTCGGAGCCGAATCAGAACTTCCTGTTCGCGCTGACGGGACCCGCGGGCCTCGTATTCAAGAAGGGCGACAGCACCGACCTGAAGACCGCTGAGAACGGCACCGGTCCCTTCACCCTCACGCGATGGAACAAGGGCAGCACCATCACGTTCGCGCGCAACGACGACTACTGGGGCGACAAGGCCGGAGTGGCCGAGGTCGAGTTCCAGTACATCCCTGACTTCACGGCCGGCGTCAACGCCGCCATCGCCGGAGACGTCGACGTGCTCACCGCCGTCGACCCGAACCTGGCGTCGCAGCTCGAGGGCGACTTCACCCTCACGAAGGGTCGCACGACCGACAAGGCGACGCTGGCCTTCAACAACCAGAAGGCTCCCCTCGACGACGTGCGCGTGCGTGAGGCCCTGCGCCTCGCCATCGATCACGAGGCACTCATCGAAGCCGTCGGCGCCGGTACCACCCTGTTCGGCCCGATCCCCGAGCTCGACCCGGGCTACGAGGACCTCTCCGACGTGATCTCCTACGACCCCGAGAAGGCGAAGTCACTGCTGGCCGAGGCCGGTCAGGAAGACCTCGAGTTGACCCTCACCATCCCGTCGTTCTACGGCACCACCGTGCCCAAGGTACTCATCTCCGACTTCAACAAGGTCGGCGTGACCCTCGACGTCAACGCGGTGGAATTCCCGACCTGGCTCGAAGACGTCTACACGAACCACGACTACGACCTGAGCTTCGTGCTGCACGTCGAGCCGCGCGACTTCGGCAACTTCGCCAACCCGGACTACTACTTCGGCTACGACAACACCGAGGTGCAGGACCTCTACACGCAGGCGCAGGCAGAGGTCGACCCCGACAAGGCGGCGGACCTGCTCGCGAAGGCGGCGCGCATCGTGTCGGAGGACCACGCGGCGGACTGGCTCTACAACGGTGAGACCATCACCGCGGTGAGCCCGATCGTCTCGGGCTTCCCCGAGGATTCGATCAACTCACGCATCAACCTCGCGGGCGTCGTCGTCTCGGCCGAGAAGTAA
- a CDS encoding ABC transporter ATP-binding protein, with product MTLSVQDLVITIDGRRVVDGISFEVPDGARLGLIGESGSGKSLTALAALGLLPDGASASGSIRWNGIELIGMPDRELARLRGDDIGIVFQEPRTALNPIRTVGRQIAESIRIHEKVGRREARERAIAEASRVRLPDPESIVDRYPHQLSGGQRQRVAIAMALACRPKLLIADEPTTALDVTIQAEILSLLLSLVEEQGMSLVFITHDLAVLAQVATEGVVLEHGRVVEAASVQHLLTAPTSPITRGLLRDATATLWRPDGGER from the coding sequence ATGACGCTCTCCGTGCAAGACCTGGTGATCACGATCGACGGACGGCGCGTGGTCGACGGCATCTCCTTCGAGGTACCCGACGGCGCGCGTCTCGGACTGATCGGGGAATCGGGTTCGGGTAAGTCGCTGACAGCCTTGGCCGCTCTCGGGTTGCTCCCCGATGGTGCCAGCGCGAGCGGGAGCATCCGCTGGAACGGCATCGAATTGATCGGCATGCCCGACCGCGAACTGGCGAGGCTGCGCGGAGACGACATCGGCATCGTGTTCCAGGAGCCGCGGACCGCTCTCAACCCCATCCGCACCGTCGGACGTCAGATCGCGGAATCGATCCGCATCCACGAGAAGGTCGGTCGACGCGAGGCACGCGAGCGGGCGATCGCGGAAGCCTCCCGCGTACGCCTGCCCGACCCCGAATCGATCGTGGACCGCTACCCGCATCAGCTCTCCGGGGGCCAACGCCAGCGCGTGGCGATCGCGATGGCGCTGGCCTGCCGCCCGAAACTGCTGATCGCCGACGAACCGACCACCGCCCTCGACGTGACGATCCAGGCCGAGATCCTCTCGCTGCTGCTCTCTCTGGTCGAGGAGCAGGGCATGTCGCTGGTGTTCATCACGCATGATCTCGCCGTGCTCGCGCAGGTCGCGACCGAGGGCGTCGTGCTCGAGCACGGACGTGTCGTCGAGGCCGCCTCCGTGCAGCATCTGCTCACGGCGCCGACCTCGCCGATCACCCGGGGACTACTGCGCGACGCCACGGCGACGCTGTGGCGGCCGGACGGAGGCGAACGATGA
- a CDS encoding ABC transporter permease — MLRYALVRGALLIAGLLVSSALIFLTLRVFPGDVAQLIAGTQASPAEVDALRESLGLNQPLLTQYTDWIGGIFRGDLGTSLLSGASVGEELFLKAQVTVPLGILSLLIAVLIAVPFGIMAALLRGRRGGTALSVGAQALAAVPVVWAGMMLIVVFSVWLGWLPPQGFPRTGWSTPGRAIEALLLPALTIGIVEGAMLMRFVRSATLQAAGQDFVRTAAAKGLTRTRALIQHGIPAVGLSIITVLGLQIAGIIVGSVVIEQLFTLPGIGRMLVADVGTRDLIKVQSELLVLTGFVLVIGFLVDLLHRAIDPRQREAA; from the coding sequence GTGCTCCGCTACGCGCTCGTCCGAGGAGCCCTGCTGATCGCAGGGCTCCTCGTGTCGAGCGCGCTCATCTTCCTCACGCTGCGCGTCTTCCCCGGCGATGTCGCACAACTGATCGCCGGCACCCAGGCCTCGCCGGCCGAGGTCGACGCCTTGCGGGAGTCGCTCGGGCTGAATCAGCCTCTCCTCACCCAGTACACCGACTGGATCGGCGGGATCTTCCGAGGCGATCTCGGCACCTCGCTCCTGTCGGGTGCGTCGGTCGGTGAAGAGCTGTTCCTCAAGGCGCAGGTCACGGTGCCGCTCGGCATCCTGTCCCTCCTGATCGCCGTGCTCATCGCCGTGCCGTTCGGAATCATGGCCGCACTGCTGCGGGGTCGTCGCGGCGGCACGGCGCTGAGCGTCGGCGCACAGGCGCTGGCCGCGGTCCCCGTGGTCTGGGCCGGCATGATGCTCATCGTCGTGTTCTCCGTCTGGCTGGGCTGGTTGCCCCCGCAGGGGTTTCCCCGCACCGGATGGTCGACCCCGGGCAGGGCCATCGAGGCGCTCCTGCTCCCCGCTCTGACGATCGGCATCGTCGAAGGAGCCATGCTCATGCGTTTCGTGCGCAGTGCGACGCTGCAGGCCGCCGGGCAGGACTTCGTGCGCACCGCCGCGGCCAAGGGCCTCACCCGCACGCGAGCGCTGATCCAGCACGGCATCCCCGCTGTGGGGCTGTCGATCATCACCGTGCTGGGTCTGCAGATCGCCGGCATCATCGTCGGTTCCGTGGTGATCGAGCAGTTGTTCACGCTCCCCGGCATCGGGCGGATGCTCGTGGCCGATGTCGGCACCCGCGACCTCATCAAGGTGCAGAGCGAGTTGCTGGTGCTCACCGGCTTCGTGCTGGTCATCGGCTTCCTCGTTGATCTGCTGCACCGCGCGATCGACCCCCGGCAGAGGGAGGCCGCATGA
- a CDS encoding Fe-S oxidoreductase, which produces MTADWRPAAEEALARGRRFDRRIPSFLLRSPISRLGYSWGTAVGWLWGSIWSTGPVERRAGLWVFQGLPEWAFNRGGVCVGGCFLTGDVQPSEAVLRHEAVHKAQWLRYGFLMPFLYLFAGRDPLRNRFEIEAGLEDGNYVRRGR; this is translated from the coding sequence ATGACGGCTGATTGGCGACCCGCTGCTGAGGAGGCGTTGGCACGCGGCCGACGATTCGACCGTCGCATCCCGTCTTTCCTGTTGCGCTCCCCGATCAGCCGGCTCGGATATTCGTGGGGCACCGCGGTCGGGTGGCTGTGGGGCTCGATCTGGAGCACCGGACCTGTCGAGCGGCGCGCAGGCCTGTGGGTGTTCCAGGGCCTCCCGGAGTGGGCGTTCAACCGCGGCGGCGTCTGCGTGGGGGGATGCTTCCTCACCGGTGACGTCCAGCCGAGCGAGGCCGTGCTGCGCCATGAGGCGGTGCACAAAGCCCAGTGGCTCCGCTACGGCTTCCTGATGCCGTTCCTGTACCTCTTCGCCGGGCGGGACCCGTTGCGCAATCGCTTCGAGATCGAGGCCGGACTGGAAGACGGCAACTACGTGCGGCGCGGCCGCTGA
- a CDS encoding carboxymuconolactone decarboxylase family protein, translated as MSETRVHLSKTEPAAYQALDAFSRTVGEICAANGIDERLKELVMIHCSQLNGCAFCARIHVDRALAAGVDTDTLTQIPAWRESGVFSERERAALELAEAFTFISEEGVSDEVYDTVGSVFTEKEYAALSWACVSINAFNRIVIAGRYPVPPRAPQGDAKAAAQASA; from the coding sequence ATGAGCGAGACGCGAGTGCACCTGTCCAAGACCGAGCCGGCCGCGTATCAGGCGCTGGACGCGTTCTCGCGGACTGTCGGTGAGATCTGCGCGGCCAACGGCATCGACGAGCGGTTGAAGGAGCTCGTCATGATCCACTGCTCCCAGCTGAACGGCTGCGCATTCTGCGCGCGCATCCACGTCGATCGCGCGCTCGCCGCCGGCGTCGACACCGACACGCTGACTCAGATCCCTGCCTGGCGCGAGAGCGGCGTGTTCAGCGAGCGCGAGCGCGCCGCCCTCGAACTCGCCGAGGCGTTCACCTTCATCTCCGAAGAGGGCGTATCGGACGAGGTGTATGACACGGTCGGGAGCGTGTTCACCGAGAAGGAGTACGCCGCGCTCAGCTGGGCCTGCGTCTCGATCAACGCGTTCAACAGGATCGTGATCGCCGGTCGCTACCCGGTGCCCCCGCGCGCACCCCAGGGTGACGCGAAGGCTGCTGCGCAGGCGTCCGCATGA
- a CDS encoding alpha/beta hydrolase yields MHVAIDISEFSYLPAQADALGAPLPTVERLTLPLPDGRALSALRFGTDEPQVTLLHGAGLNAHTWDTTSLALGRPLLAIDLAGHGDSSWRADRDYSPRTLAADVAAALDAWTSSPQLVVGQSLGGLTGAALAAARPDLVAGLIVVDITPGIDVSAGPAALREFYAGPTDFATRDELVDKAISLGFGGTRPETERGVFLNTRVRPDGRVEWKHHFAHLAAQALAAHDVGSETAPSVLHETGWDDLAGVTAPLTLVRAERGFVSAADADEFQRRVPSAQVIVVDATHNVQETAPRELAGQIASRLSLAGL; encoded by the coding sequence ATGCACGTGGCGATCGACATCTCTGAGTTCAGCTATCTTCCCGCACAGGCCGATGCGCTGGGCGCACCCCTTCCGACAGTGGAGCGCCTGACTCTCCCGCTCCCCGACGGTCGCGCACTGAGTGCCCTGCGATTCGGCACCGACGAGCCCCAGGTCACCCTGCTCCACGGTGCAGGCCTCAACGCCCACACGTGGGACACCACCTCCCTCGCACTCGGACGGCCTCTGCTCGCCATCGATCTCGCCGGTCACGGGGACTCCTCGTGGCGCGCGGATCGCGACTACTCCCCCCGCACGCTCGCCGCCGACGTCGCCGCGGCCCTCGATGCGTGGACGTCATCCCCACAGCTGGTCGTCGGACAGTCGCTCGGAGGTCTGACGGGTGCCGCGCTGGCCGCAGCGCGGCCCGACCTCGTCGCGGGCCTGATCGTGGTGGACATCACCCCGGGAATCGACGTGAGCGCAGGCCCCGCGGCCCTGCGGGAGTTCTACGCCGGCCCCACCGACTTCGCCACGCGCGACGAGCTCGTGGACAAGGCGATCTCCCTCGGCTTCGGAGGCACCCGTCCCGAGACGGAGCGGGGCGTCTTCCTCAACACCCGCGTGCGGCCGGACGGACGGGTCGAGTGGAAGCACCACTTCGCCCATCTCGCCGCGCAGGCGCTTGCCGCCCATGACGTTGGATCCGAGACCGCGCCGTCCGTGCTCCACGAGACCGGCTGGGACGACCTGGCCGGCGTCACCGCTCCCCTCACACTCGTGCGCGCGGAGCGCGGATTCGTGAGCGCCGCCGACGCCGATGAATTCCAGCGCCGCGTCCCGTCGGCTCAGGTCATCGTCGTGGATGCCACGCACAACGTGCAGGAGACCGCACCGCGCGAACTCGCCGGCCAGATCGCCTCCCGCCTCTCCCTGGCGGGATTGTGA
- a CDS encoding arginase family protein: MVRFLVVPQWQGSPAPRAMLLVDGASAIAGDLPRAATTVLDVPVEAGEALGTGVRRLSALLRTRELVRDHITDDTIIIGGDCSVTVAALAALPGGTDDVAVVWCDAHPDMHTPETSPSGAFSGMALRAVLGEGEAQLTLSPGVAPNRVVTVGMRDLDDAEVDQLSPLTTLSVSDLDRVDALAEAVRATGASRVWVHIDVDVLDPADFSGVSSPAPFGSSPAALSAAIRRLRETVPLAGATIAGFAPRSPADAVDDLGALLRLVGAVA; encoded by the coding sequence ATGGTGCGATTCCTCGTCGTTCCGCAATGGCAGGGCTCTCCTGCGCCGCGCGCGATGCTTCTCGTCGACGGCGCGTCGGCGATCGCTGGCGACCTCCCCCGTGCCGCCACGACGGTGTTGGATGTCCCGGTCGAGGCCGGCGAGGCGCTCGGCACGGGCGTGCGCCGCCTCAGCGCGCTGCTGCGCACGCGTGAACTCGTGCGCGACCACATCACCGACGACACGATCATCATCGGCGGCGACTGCAGCGTCACCGTCGCTGCGCTGGCCGCGCTGCCCGGAGGTACGGACGACGTGGCCGTCGTCTGGTGCGATGCCCACCCCGACATGCACACGCCGGAGACCTCGCCCTCCGGCGCATTCTCCGGAATGGCTCTGCGAGCGGTGCTCGGCGAGGGCGAGGCACAGCTCACGCTCTCTCCCGGAGTCGCTCCGAACCGCGTGGTGACGGTCGGCATGCGCGACCTCGACGATGCCGAGGTCGATCAGCTCTCGCCCCTCACCACCCTCTCCGTCTCCGATCTGGATCGCGTCGATGCTCTCGCCGAGGCCGTCCGTGCGACCGGCGCCTCGCGCGTCTGGGTGCACATCGATGTCGATGTCCTCGACCCCGCGGACTTCTCGGGTGTGTCCTCACCGGCGCCGTTCGGATCGTCTCCCGCCGCGCTCAGCGCTGCGATCCGGCGCCTGCGTGAAACGGTCCCCCTCGCCGGGGCGACGATCGCGGGATTCGCACCGCGCTCCCCCGCCGACGCCGTCGATGATCTCGGCGCACTCCTGCGTCTGGTGGGTGCGGTCGCATGA